A window from Luteolibacter flavescens encodes these proteins:
- a CDS encoding ATP-dependent DNA ligase: MIEVRFQRGLHLPELDLWLDPWDPKPWAFVSHAHADHFARHESALCSTMTASLVRSRFGLAESRIEPVDFHVPVVRDGFRLRLLPAGHIAGSAMLHVTRISDGATLLYTGDFKVRKGRTAEPVVFQQADLLILETTFGLPQFVFPPAMEVEGAVLRFVHDALADGEVPVLLGYSLGKAQEALALLHAHEIPVVLHPAVAEMTAACLAAGVTCLPQPILLDGPVPPGHAVIAPPNAVRSKLLRAVGNRRVAMLSGWALVPGATFRYRVDDAIPLSDHADHPGLMECLQRVRPKKVLTVHGYTREFAAELRLRGHDAWSMAGNDQLDLPLAAPPIRSALASGTGIQTTASARHVRPICALADFTSVCRLVGETSSRLEKIRHLATYLRGLASEDDLALASRWLTGRALPRDGDRRSVQTGGATLRRALLKLPGAREERYREISLSQNDAARTTRLLLQELTLKPEPLDLAGLATFFRELAAATGSIARIDLLSERLRTLHPAEGETLVKLLTGDLRIGLKEGLVEDAVAEAFAADPPAVRHAHMLTGDLGETAKLAKAKSLGEATLRPLVPVKVMLASPMPDAAALVAASPHSPSQLSTTDPQLLWLEPKYDGIRAQLHKQGDRAAIFSRDLRPLDGEFPELVTAALSIPGDFILDGEIIAHAEGRRLTFHDLQTRLGKISTAQTDLFSATSVSIPPVRFIAFDLLHRDDADLLGTPLSERRALLESSIVPLPAIISPIEVQRIEADAEAVQSAFKQARTDGLEGLIAKDPASLYSPGRRGKAWLKLKTSSTLDCVVVAAEQGHGKRAEVLSDYTFAVRDESSGQLRVIGKAYSGLTDVEIEELTDHFQRHTVSKDRRKHLVEPNLVLEIAFDSIQASKRHDSGLAMRFPRIHAIRRDKTPADIDTLQYARTLVDA, translated from the coding sequence GTGATCGAAGTCCGGTTCCAACGCGGCCTCCACCTACCCGAGCTCGACCTCTGGCTCGATCCCTGGGACCCGAAGCCGTGGGCATTCGTCTCCCACGCCCATGCCGACCACTTCGCGCGGCATGAGAGCGCGCTGTGCTCGACCATGACCGCCTCGCTGGTCCGCTCGCGCTTCGGCCTGGCGGAAAGCCGCATCGAGCCGGTGGATTTCCACGTGCCGGTGGTACGGGACGGCTTCCGCCTGCGGCTGCTGCCCGCCGGCCACATCGCCGGGTCCGCCATGCTGCACGTGACGCGCATTTCCGATGGAGCGACGCTGCTCTACACGGGGGATTTCAAGGTGCGGAAGGGCCGCACCGCCGAGCCCGTCGTCTTCCAGCAGGCCGACCTGCTGATCTTGGAGACCACCTTCGGCCTGCCGCAGTTCGTCTTCCCGCCCGCGATGGAGGTGGAGGGCGCGGTGCTGCGCTTCGTCCACGACGCGCTGGCGGATGGCGAGGTGCCGGTGCTGCTGGGCTACTCGCTGGGCAAGGCCCAGGAAGCACTCGCCCTGCTCCACGCCCACGAGATCCCCGTGGTGCTGCACCCCGCGGTGGCGGAAATGACTGCCGCCTGCCTCGCCGCGGGCGTGACCTGCTTGCCGCAGCCCATCCTGCTCGATGGCCCGGTGCCGCCCGGCCACGCCGTGATCGCCCCGCCGAATGCCGTCCGCTCGAAGCTGCTCCGCGCCGTGGGAAACCGCCGCGTGGCGATGCTCAGCGGCTGGGCGCTCGTCCCCGGCGCCACCTTCCGCTACCGCGTGGACGATGCTATCCCGCTGTCCGACCACGCCGACCACCCGGGCCTGATGGAGTGCCTCCAGCGCGTGCGGCCGAAGAAGGTCCTCACCGTCCACGGCTACACCCGGGAATTCGCCGCGGAGCTGCGCCTGCGCGGCCACGATGCGTGGTCGATGGCCGGGAATGACCAGCTCGACCTGCCGCTGGCCGCGCCGCCGATCCGCAGCGCCCTCGCCTCCGGCACCGGCATCCAGACCACCGCCAGCGCCCGCCACGTCCGCCCGATCTGCGCGCTCGCCGACTTCACCAGCGTCTGCCGCCTGGTCGGCGAGACCAGCAGCCGGCTGGAGAAGATCCGCCATCTGGCCACCTACCTGCGCGGCCTCGCGAGCGAGGACGACCTGGCGCTCGCCTCCCGCTGGCTGACCGGCCGCGCCCTGCCGCGCGATGGCGACCGCCGCTCCGTCCAGACCGGCGGGGCCACCCTGCGCCGCGCCCTGCTGAAGCTGCCGGGCGCGCGCGAGGAACGCTACCGCGAGATCTCCCTCTCCCAGAATGACGCCGCCCGCACGACCCGCCTGCTGCTGCAGGAGCTGACGCTGAAGCCGGAACCGCTGGATCTGGCCGGGCTCGCCACCTTCTTCCGCGAGCTCGCCGCGGCCACCGGATCGATCGCCCGCATCGACCTGCTCTCCGAACGCCTGCGCACGCTGCACCCCGCCGAGGGCGAGACGCTGGTGAAGCTGCTGACCGGCGACCTGCGGATCGGCCTGAAGGAAGGCCTGGTGGAGGACGCGGTGGCCGAGGCCTTCGCCGCCGATCCCCCCGCCGTCCGCCACGCCCACATGCTGACCGGCGACCTCGGTGAGACCGCGAAGCTGGCGAAGGCCAAGTCGCTCGGCGAGGCCACGCTCCGACCGCTGGTCCCGGTGAAGGTGATGCTCGCCTCCCCCATGCCCGACGCCGCCGCCCTCGTCGCCGCGTCTCCACATTCCCCCTCTCAACTCTCAACCACCGACCCTCAACTTCTCTGGCTGGAGCCGAAGTACGACGGCATCCGCGCCCAGCTCCACAAGCAGGGCGACCGCGCCGCCATCTTCTCCCGCGATCTCCGCCCGCTCGACGGTGAATTCCCCGAGCTGGTCACCGCTGCACTTTCGATCCCCGGCGACTTCATCCTCGATGGCGAGATCATCGCCCACGCCGAGGGCCGCCGCCTGACCTTCCACGATCTCCAGACGCGGCTCGGGAAAATCTCCACCGCCCAGACGGACCTCTTTTCCGCTACCAGCGTGTCCATCCCGCCGGTGCGCTTCATCGCCTTCGACCTGCTCCACCGGGACGATGCCGACCTGCTCGGAACTCCCTTGTCAGAGCGCCGGGCGCTGCTGGAAAGCAGCATCGTGCCCCTGCCCGCCATCATCTCGCCCATCGAGGTCCAGCGGATCGAGGCCGATGCGGAGGCGGTGCAGTCCGCCTTCAAGCAAGCGCGCACGGACGGGCTCGAGGGACTCATCGCGAAGGACCCGGCCAGCCTGTATTCGCCCGGCCGCCGGGGAAAGGCATGGCTGAAGCTGAAGACCTCCAGCACGCTCGACTGCGTGGTGGTCGCCGCCGAGCAGGGTCACGGCAAGCGCGCCGAGGTGCTCTCCGACTACACCTTCGCCGTCCGCGACGAGTCCTCCGGCCAGCTCCGCGTGATCGGCAAGGCCTACTCCGGACTCACCGACGTGGAGATCGAGGAACTCACCGACCACTTCCAGCGCCACACCGTCTCAAAGGACCGCCGCAAGCATCTGGTGGAGCCGAATCTGGTCCTGGAGATCGCCTTCGACTCCATCCAGGCATCGAAGCGCCACGACTCCGGCCTTGCGATGCGCTTCCCCCGTATCCACGCCATCCGCCGCGACAAGACCCCCGCAGACATCGACACCCTTCAATACGCGCGCACGCTGGTGGATGCGTGA
- a CDS encoding macro domain-containing protein, giving the protein MRLILVDRGRELTDVLRWEFRPHPEVEIVCGPFEELPAFDCVVTAGNSFGLMDAGVDLAVVRYFGKPLMERIQKLILQDHLGEQPVGTSLIVPTGHPDHPWVVHTPTMRIPMNINGTDHVYTALWATLTAVHRHNRDAERPIRTLACPGLGTGTGGVPLMEAATQMRLAYEHFKKPAEWINPTMAQARHERVHYGGRWGFEHPRG; this is encoded by the coding sequence ATGAGATTGATCCTAGTTGACCGGGGCCGAGAGCTCACCGACGTCCTGAGATGGGAATTCCGACCGCACCCGGAGGTGGAGATCGTCTGCGGGCCATTCGAGGAGCTGCCGGCCTTCGACTGCGTGGTCACGGCGGGGAATTCCTTCGGCCTCATGGACGCGGGCGTGGACCTCGCCGTGGTCCGCTATTTCGGCAAGCCGCTGATGGAGCGGATCCAGAAGCTCATCCTGCAGGACCACCTCGGCGAGCAACCGGTCGGCACCAGCCTCATCGTCCCGACGGGCCATCCCGACCACCCGTGGGTGGTCCACACCCCGACGATGCGCATTCCCATGAATATCAATGGGACGGACCACGTTTACACCGCCCTGTGGGCCACCTTGACCGCCGTCCATCGTCACAATCGCGATGCGGAGCGCCCGATCCGCACCCTCGCCTGCCCCGGCCTCGGCACGGGGACCGGCGGCGTCCCGCTGATGGAAGCCGCCACCCAGATGCGGCTCGCCTACGAGCACTTCAAGAAACCCGCGGAGTGGATCAATCCGACCATGGCCCAGGCGCGCCACGAGAGGGTCCACTACGGCGGTCGCTGGGGATTCGAGCATCCGAGAGGTTGA